A genomic region of Pelodiscus sinensis isolate JC-2024 chromosome 1, ASM4963464v1, whole genome shotgun sequence contains the following coding sequences:
- the ZBED1 gene encoding E3 SUMO-protein ligase ZBED1, protein MENKSLDGSPSDLKLVAHPRAKSKVWKYFGFDTNAEGCILQWKKIYCRICMAQIAYSGNTSNLSYHLEKNHPDEFCEFVKSNTEQMREAFATAFSKLKPESSQQVVQDTLIMKTSHNYENKKHQELTSAVISLICEGMYPSSIVDEPTFKALLRTADPRYELPSRKYFCTKAIPEKYNAIREIVLKELTEILWCGISTDMWRSENQNRSYVTLAVHFLNSSPSNCLAVNSRCLKTFEVPEENTAETITRVLYEIFIEWGINTKVFGATTDYGKDIVKACSLLDIPVQMPCLGQTFNAGIQQAFQLPKLCSLLSRCRKLVEYFQQSSVAMYMLSEKQKQQNILHCMLVSDRVSWWGSTLAMLQRLKEQQFVIAAVLVEDSNNHHLMLEASEWNTIEGLVDLLQPFKQVAEMMSASKYPTISMVKPLLHMLLNTTLNIKENDLKEISMAKEVIAKELSTTYQHTPEIDMFLNVATFLDPRYKKLPFLSAFERQQVENRVVEEAKGLLEKVKENTFRPEEKFFTVSEEPPVKKIIISSTPPPTSAINNMLAEIFCQTGGVEDQEEWHAQIVEELSNFKSQKVLGLNEDPLKWWSDRLALFPVLPKVLQKYWCILATRVFPERLFGSSANVVSAKRNRLAPAHVDEQIFLYENTRNVSEAEPEDEDEGEWGLEQEQIFNLNDTGNVSSNFFNIRDSGFI, encoded by the coding sequence atggagaATAAAAGCTTAGACGGCTCGCCATCAGATCTAAAGTTAGTGGCTCATCCAAGAGCAAAGAGTAAAGTATGGAAGTACTTTGGATTTGATACCAATGCAGAAGGATGCATATTACAGTGGAAGAAAATCTATTGCCGCATTTGCATGGCCCAAATTGCCTATTCAGGAAACACATCCAACCTTTCATACCACCTTGAGAAAAATCACCCTGATGAGTTCTGCGAATTTGTGAAAAGTAACACTGAGCAAATGAGGGAAGCGTTTGCTACTGCATTTTCAAAACTGAAGCCAGAATCATCACAGCAGGTTGTTCAAGACACTTTAATTATGAAGACCAGCCACAATTATGAAAACAAAAAGCATCAAGAACTGACTTCTGCTGTGATTAGCCTAATTTGTGAGGGCATGTATCCTTCCTCTATTGTTGATGAACCCACATTCAAGGCACTTTTGAGAACAGCTGATCCTAGATATGAACTTCCTAGCAGGAAATATTTCTGCACAAAAGCAATTCCTGAAAAATACAATGCTATTAGAGAAATTGTGTTAAAAGAACTTACAGAAATTCTATGGTGTGGCATTTCCACTGACATGTGGAGAAGTGAAAATCAGAATAGATCATATGTAACACTTGCAGTTCATTTTCTCAACAGTAGCCCTTCTAACTGTCTGGCTGTTAACTCCCGGTGTTTAAAAACGTTCGAAGTGCCAGAGGAAAATACTGCAGAAACAATTACACGTGTCCTTTATGAAATTTTTATTGAATGGGGGATCAATACAAAAGTCTTCGGTGCTACAACAGATTATGGCAAAGACATTGTGAAAGCTTGCTCTCTCCTAGATATTCCAGTACAAATGCCTTGTTTGGGACAGACTTTTAATGCAGGAATACAACAAGCTTTTCAGCTTCCAAAACTGTGCAGTCTCCTTTCCAGGTGCCGAAAACTGGTGGAGTATTTTCAGCAGTCCTCAGTAGCAATGTACATGTTAAGTGAAAAGCAGAAGCAGCAAAATATTCTTCACTGCATGCTTGTAAGTGATCGTGTTTCCTGGTGGGGAAGCACACTTGCCATGTTGCAGCGTCTTAAAGAGCAGCAGTTTGTAATTGCAGCTGTTCTTGTGGAGGACAGTAATAACCACCATCTCATGTTGGAAGCCAGCGAATGGAATACAATTGAAGGCTTGGTGGACCTACTTCAGCCCTTTAAACAAGTTGCTGAGATGATGTCTGCTTCAAAATATCCAACAATAAGTATGGTGAAACCCCTCCTCCACATGCTTCTAAATACCACGTTGAACATCAAAGAGAACGATTTGAAAGAAATTAGCATGGCCAAGGAAGTGATAGCCAAAGAATTGTCAACAACATACCAGCATACACCTGAGATAGACATGTTTCTCAATGTTGCAACTTTTCTGGACCCCAGGTACAAAAAACTACCTTTCCTTTCAGCATTTGAACGTCAACAGGTAGAAAACAGAGTGGTGGAGGAAGCAAAAGGCCTTTTGgaaaaagtaaaagaaaacacATTCAGACCCGAAGAAAAGTTCTTCACGGTATCAGAAGAGCCAcctgtaaaaaaaataataatctctTCTACCCCTCCCCCTACCAGCGCAATCAATAACATGCTTGCAGAAATCTTTTGCCAGACAGGAGGAGTGGAAGACCAAGAGGAGTGGCATGCTCAGATTGTAGAAGAGTTGAGCAACTTTAAGTCGCAAAAGGTTCTTGGTTTAAATGAAGACCCACTTAAGTGGTGGTCTGACAGACTAGCATTATTTCCTGTTTTACCAAAGGTACTTCAGAAATATTGGTGTATTCTGGCCACAAGAGTCTTCCCAGAACGCCTTTTTGGTTCTTCTGCTAATGTTGTAAGTGCTAAGAGAAACCGGTTAGCCCCAGCTCATGTTGATGAGCAGATCTTTTTGTATGAAAACACTCGCAATGTATCTGAAGCAGAACCTGAAGATGAGGATGAAGGCGAGTGGGGCTTGGAACAGGAacagatttttaatttaaatgacacAGGAAATGTAAGCAGCAATTTCTTTAATATCCGAGACAGTGGGTTCATTTAA